The following are encoded in a window of Mycolicibacterium tusciae JS617 genomic DNA:
- a CDS encoding tyrosine-type recombinase/integrase, producing MILSFFSSQGWRSWDVEHRPVIPEGMPVLIDDDLLFEDGLGAPRSVSVANRWLRLLPASGAPAPSSWENYARAVKEWTEFLAEHGIGLFDTRDRLKAGLSRYAEHRAAGPISARFAATTWSQHMSILSLFYRWAIDEGVAAAEPFTYRSARAVFAGTGRDVRVNLASRRTPKPHVTIKYLEPDFTDLFRKGLRGLAPDGNRDSGFAGREMTRNAAIGDLALATGLRLGEFTHLLPWEVPALPLAPTAIPIPFPVPAGITKGRKFRTTWISYDALAGLHDYLELDRAAVTEGSAWRPPRRWGEPLLVSDPDARGGRVNGVRRSWESLTPAERRRLVAPKGGSCLLAVKADGGPFTAWATVFERTADRIRARFEPRFPHVHPHRLRHSFSMQTLEYLVTGYYRQAAKLVRDTDADAALVFYLTKADPLLVLRDLLGHSTVLTTEKYLKRLDTTRIYRQAYETAGVESGLVGEDAAQRESDAEFHDDAEEVL from the coding sequence GTGATCCTGAGCTTCTTCTCGTCGCAAGGCTGGCGGTCCTGGGATGTCGAGCACCGGCCGGTGATTCCGGAGGGGATGCCGGTGCTAATCGATGACGACCTGCTGTTCGAGGACGGCCTCGGGGCGCCGCGATCGGTGTCGGTGGCGAACCGGTGGCTGCGGCTGCTTCCGGCCAGCGGGGCGCCGGCGCCGAGTTCGTGGGAGAACTACGCGCGGGCAGTCAAGGAGTGGACGGAGTTCCTCGCTGAGCACGGGATCGGGTTGTTCGACACCCGCGACCGGCTCAAGGCCGGGCTGAGCCGGTATGCCGAGCACCGCGCGGCCGGGCCAATTTCGGCGAGGTTCGCTGCGACCACGTGGTCGCAGCACATGAGCATCCTGTCGCTGTTCTACCGGTGGGCGATCGACGAAGGAGTTGCCGCTGCCGAGCCGTTCACCTACCGGTCGGCGCGGGCGGTCTTCGCCGGCACCGGCCGCGATGTCCGGGTGAATCTGGCGTCGCGCCGCACCCCGAAACCACACGTGACCATCAAGTATCTGGAGCCGGACTTCACCGACCTGTTCCGCAAAGGGTTACGCGGTTTGGCACCGGATGGCAACCGCGACAGCGGGTTCGCGGGCCGGGAGATGACCCGCAACGCCGCGATCGGGGATCTGGCGTTGGCGACCGGGTTGCGGTTGGGCGAGTTCACCCATCTGCTGCCGTGGGAGGTTCCGGCGCTGCCGCTGGCGCCGACGGCGATTCCGATCCCGTTTCCGGTGCCGGCGGGAATCACCAAGGGCCGCAAGTTCCGCACTACCTGGATCTCTTACGACGCCCTGGCCGGGCTGCACGACTACCTGGAGCTTGACCGCGCGGCCGTCACCGAAGGGTCGGCCTGGCGACCGCCGCGACGGTGGGGTGAACCGCTGCTGGTGAGCGACCCGGATGCGCGGGGTGGCCGGGTCAACGGTGTTCGCCGGTCGTGGGAGTCGCTGACCCCGGCCGAGCGGCGTCGGCTGGTGGCACCGAAGGGCGGGTCGTGCCTGCTGGCGGTGAAAGCCGATGGTGGCCCGTTCACGGCGTGGGCGACGGTGTTCGAGCGCACCGCCGACCGGATCCGCGCGAGGTTCGAGCCACGGTTCCCGCATGTTCACCCGCACCGGCTGCGGCATTCGTTCTCGATGCAGACCTTGGAATATTTGGTGACCGGCTACTACCGGCAGGCGGCAAAGCTGGTGCGCGACACCGACGCCGACGCGGCGCTGGTGTTCTACCTGACCAAGGCCGATCCGCTGCTGGTGCTGCGGGACCTGTTGGGTCACTCGACGGTGTTGACCACGGAAAAGTATCTGAAACGCCTTGATACGACCCGGATTTACCGGCAAGCCTACGAAACCGCCGGCGTGGAATCCGGACTCGTCGGCGAGGACGCCGCGCAGCGGGAATCCGACGCCGAATTCCACGACGACGCCGAGGAGGTGTTGTGA
- a CDS encoding tyrosine-type recombinase/integrase, producing the protein MLTPSAVTSITNDLGLSPHDRQSASRTTRRESATSNATRTQPHTTTAETRRSYAQRHADAGVPIDVLAELLDHRSYSMTRRYYRIGEDRRRAAVDTVTALSFDRHGNRIWRDAQMLLDSERARHAVGDGCRPLRHLHRADQCQSRRRSLPGPVPVRGL; encoded by the coding sequence ATGCTGACCCCGTCGGCAGTGACGTCCATCACAAACGATTTGGGTTTATCGCCACACGATCGGCAATCAGCGTCACGAACTACGCGCCGAGAATCGGCCACGTCAAACGCAACACGAACCCAACCGCACACGACCACTGCGGAGACAAGGCGCTCGTATGCCCAACGTCATGCGGACGCCGGAGTGCCGATCGACGTCCTGGCCGAACTGCTCGATCACCGAAGCTACTCCATGACTCGCCGCTACTACCGCATCGGCGAAGACCGTCGCCGCGCTGCCGTGGACACCGTCACCGCGCTGAGCTTCGACCGGCATGGCAACAGGATCTGGCGCGATGCGCAGATGCTGTTGGACTCCGAACGCGCCCGACACGCCGTCGGGGACGGTTGCCGTCCCCTACGGCACCTGCACCGAGCCGACCAATGTCAAAGCCGGCGGCGGAGCCTGCCCGGTCCGGTACCGGTGCGTGGGCTGTGA
- a CDS encoding tyrosine-type recombinase/integrase, protein MAYPVAVAPTGGQRTWTVLGEDYATVGPVEEWIEAHRHLWSPNTVRGYATSLAQWWSFLEQRGQTDGWRDVGVPAFTAFVSWQRNGRTVEHRLAGSNQAPTAATLEVRLAALISFYRWHQAVSGVSVAGRLLRGTPRRRPARGLLAHLDARSAPAASSLVRVRRDRRRDRSPLLLPEQIQAILDGCAVFDAESGSWRGNLRDRFVFALLAETGMRLGEALGLRIGEVVLGRGGTAYVEIVPRCDNPNGARVKMMRPRRIYVGADLERLFADYLTDIACRADESGVALTDTCPLLVNVARPPLLAALRETTVREKVASLRRRCIGPPGWTPHWFRHTHATALLLAGTPEWVVSRRLGHAHVQTTLDLYGNARELHLMGENRPVA, encoded by the coding sequence ATGGCGTATCCGGTGGCAGTGGCTCCCACGGGAGGGCAGCGGACCTGGACCGTGCTCGGTGAGGACTACGCAACGGTCGGACCCGTCGAGGAGTGGATAGAAGCTCACCGACACCTGTGGTCGCCGAACACCGTGCGTGGCTATGCGACCTCATTGGCGCAGTGGTGGAGCTTCCTGGAACAACGCGGGCAAACCGACGGCTGGCGCGATGTCGGTGTTCCCGCTTTTACGGCGTTCGTGTCCTGGCAGCGCAACGGCCGCACAGTTGAACATCGGCTGGCTGGGTCGAACCAGGCGCCGACCGCTGCGACGTTGGAAGTTCGCCTGGCAGCGTTAATTTCGTTCTACCGCTGGCATCAGGCAGTGTCCGGGGTGTCGGTGGCGGGACGACTACTGCGAGGAACACCACGGCGCCGACCTGCCCGGGGCTTGCTGGCGCATCTGGATGCGCGTTCGGCCCCGGCGGCATCGTCGCTGGTGCGCGTGCGGCGCGACCGGCGCCGGGACAGATCTCCGTTGCTGTTGCCCGAGCAGATCCAGGCGATCCTGGATGGTTGCGCGGTCTTCGATGCCGAGTCTGGATCGTGGCGGGGCAACCTGCGAGACCGGTTCGTGTTCGCCCTGCTGGCCGAGACCGGGATGCGTCTCGGGGAGGCGCTGGGCTTGCGGATCGGCGAGGTCGTGCTCGGCCGCGGCGGCACCGCGTATGTGGAGATCGTGCCCCGCTGCGATAACCCCAACGGGGCGCGGGTGAAGATGATGCGACCGCGACGAATCTATGTCGGGGCCGACCTCGAGCGGCTGTTCGCCGACTATCTCACCGACATCGCCTGCCGGGCAGACGAATCCGGTGTCGCTCTGACTGACACCTGCCCACTGCTGGTGAATGTGGCGCGGCCGCCACTGTTGGCCGCGCTGCGCGAGACGACGGTCCGGGAGAAGGTAGCCTCGCTGCGCCGGCGCTGCATCGGGCCGCCCGGGTGGACGCCACACTGGTTCCGTCACACCCATGCCACTGCGTTGTTGCTCGCAGGGACGCCGGAATGGGTGGTGTCCCGGCGCCTCGGGCACGCCCACGTGCAGACCACCCTTGACCTCTACGGCAACGCTCGGGAATTGCATCTGATGGGCGAGAATCGCCCGGTTGCCTGA
- a CDS encoding DUF6262 family protein, translated as MTRTTNPQTQPMLDGRRDDSGRRRKRVLAVLDQAAAAGDPISASAIARAAGVDRTFLYRHRDLLEKIHALQADPAHLNSDHAVTHASLRADLLAAHERAARLNTRNHQLEKRLSEALGEHTWRESGLGSPVDIDALHQRISQLEHDNLDLQHQLEERDDDLTAARAANRELMARLNTPSRPQ; from the coding sequence ATGACCCGCACCACGAACCCGCAAACCCAGCCGATGCTGGACGGCCGGCGCGACGACTCGGGGCGCCGCCGCAAACGGGTGCTGGCGGTGCTCGACCAAGCCGCCGCCGCGGGCGACCCGATCAGTGCGTCCGCAATCGCGCGCGCGGCCGGAGTCGACCGCACGTTCCTCTACCGTCACCGCGACCTGCTGGAGAAAATCCATGCGCTGCAAGCAGATCCAGCCCATCTGAACAGCGATCACGCGGTCACACATGCGTCGCTGCGGGCGGACCTGCTGGCCGCCCACGAACGAGCCGCCCGCCTCAACACCCGCAACCACCAACTGGAGAAACGGCTTTCCGAGGCGCTCGGCGAACATACCTGGCGTGAGTCCGGGCTCGGCAGCCCCGTCGACATCGACGCGCTCCACCAGCGCATCAGCCAGCTCGAACACGATAACCTCGACCTTCAACACCAGCTCGAGGAACGCGACGACGACCTGACCGCTGCCCGCGCCGCCAACCGAGAACTCATGGCCCGACTGAACACGCCGAGCCGGCCACAATGA
- a CDS encoding class I SAM-dependent methyltransferase, producing the protein MSVMGLSPSHEFIARRYDRLAWAYRLIELLFWLPPRFRRRAVDRLELRPGDRVLEIGCGSGRNLGLLRSAVGPTGLVEGIDISPGMLARATRLITRRGWANVSVVAKDAAKVESAECFEAVLFSLSYSVIPNRDLVLARAWGSLVKGGRLVIMDACLPEGRRGRWLRPLAVSMSRATVLGDPEIRAWEELAGLSRPVNTERNRLGNYVITSIRKPLA; encoded by the coding sequence ATGTCGGTCATGGGCCTATCGCCCTCACACGAGTTCATCGCGCGCCGCTATGACCGCCTGGCATGGGCATATCGGCTGATCGAGTTGCTGTTCTGGCTGCCACCGAGGTTCCGCCGTCGGGCGGTCGACCGCCTCGAGTTGAGACCCGGAGACCGGGTGCTGGAGATCGGATGCGGAAGCGGGCGAAACCTCGGACTGCTGCGAAGTGCGGTCGGCCCCACCGGCCTGGTCGAGGGCATCGACATCTCGCCGGGCATGCTCGCGCGCGCCACCCGCCTGATCACCCGCCGCGGCTGGGCGAATGTGAGCGTGGTCGCGAAGGACGCCGCGAAAGTGGAGAGCGCCGAGTGCTTCGAAGCGGTTCTGTTCAGCCTGTCGTACTCGGTGATCCCGAACCGTGACCTAGTGCTGGCGCGCGCGTGGGGTTCGCTGGTCAAAGGGGGACGCCTGGTGATCATGGACGCCTGCCTTCCCGAGGGTAGACGTGGTCGCTGGCTCCGCCCGCTCGCCGTGTCGATGAGCAGGGCGACGGTGCTCGGCGACCCGGAGATTCGAGCCTGGGAAGAGCTTGCAGGCCTGAGCCGACCAGTGAACACCGAGCGGAACCGGCTGGGCAACTACGTGATCACGAGCATCCGGAAACCGCTTGCGTGA
- a CDS encoding tyrosine-type recombinase/integrase: protein MIDEHGHLHLRGVQHLDPIWRLWDDLPSPWRGPVLGPGIENWASVTENDWPQLDLSGLPEPFAAELAWMAHWQAGDGTRVSVLAMAQLANIIRRALADGRSFAPSVREMDYQAAAALQSWFYLSRGKRLPSPKGRARVHGLFGFARHALIAACHNGPWWQLDFWHPRCDPRIPLTDREPVANYGCSPGQIQLPWLRAAVKWHLGTALESGALRWTTVSQERMHGFRRFDNWLTTSFDDPTDILGDPTTAVEQATAFARWTAVAANRATRESDTRHLGKSVPIRGVNDDLRAVAGLLDFIAANSGEARSNLGAEPWQRVTAAHASSWFGRVTRIPHQRGFNDANYIDDHALAQITAALPLIGLPRTEQMTITQGNGTTITANGLDDPQAMRMILLQILTGRRASEIRTCDFDCLSSAPSTAAAGDHDPTLARFRYAQSKIDVAPDTILVDREVTEVIAEQHRWIQDQHPDGSRRFLFARRMGNRRGDKPYPSGTYNWVLRTLSDLVQITDAKGHLIQLSHTHRFRHTRLTRLAELGLPVHVLQRYAGHATPTMTMHYIAARDEHAEQAFLATAKLRSDGTRIQLSSDDHDSLHLFRRADRFLPNGWCMLPPLQSCDKGNACLTCSVFVTDHTHRDVLQRQLRETSDLIDRATTEFEHRHGRPMPEDNVWLIRRRAEHHALTKLLDVLNHAPDSATHGATTECHRPSAGPVPVPLDLTRHRRSTP from the coding sequence ATGATCGACGAGCATGGGCACCTGCACCTGCGAGGAGTCCAACACCTCGATCCGATCTGGCGACTCTGGGACGATCTGCCGTCGCCGTGGCGTGGCCCTGTGCTGGGGCCAGGCATCGAGAACTGGGCATCAGTTACCGAGAATGACTGGCCTCAGTTAGATCTGAGCGGATTGCCCGAGCCCTTCGCCGCTGAGCTGGCGTGGATGGCGCACTGGCAGGCCGGCGACGGCACCCGCGTGTCAGTGCTCGCAATGGCGCAGTTGGCCAACATCATTCGGCGGGCGCTCGCCGACGGCCGTTCCTTCGCCCCGTCGGTCCGGGAGATGGATTACCAGGCCGCCGCGGCGTTGCAGAGCTGGTTCTATCTCAGCAGAGGCAAGCGACTGCCCTCGCCCAAAGGCCGCGCCCGAGTTCACGGCCTGTTCGGCTTCGCACGACACGCCCTGATCGCCGCCTGTCACAACGGCCCATGGTGGCAGCTGGACTTCTGGCACCCACGCTGCGATCCGCGGATCCCGCTCACCGACCGCGAACCGGTCGCTAACTACGGTTGCTCACCTGGCCAGATTCAGTTGCCCTGGCTGCGGGCCGCGGTGAAGTGGCATCTGGGCACGGCGCTCGAATCCGGGGCGCTGCGCTGGACGACGGTGAGCCAAGAACGGATGCACGGCTTCCGCCGCTTCGACAACTGGCTGACAACCAGCTTCGACGACCCGACCGACATCCTTGGCGACCCCACGACCGCAGTCGAGCAGGCAACTGCGTTCGCGCGGTGGACCGCGGTGGCCGCCAACCGCGCCACCCGCGAATCAGACACCCGCCACCTCGGAAAATCGGTACCGATCCGGGGCGTCAATGACGACCTGCGAGCCGTCGCCGGCTTACTGGACTTCATCGCCGCCAATTCCGGTGAAGCTCGCTCCAATCTCGGCGCCGAACCGTGGCAGCGAGTCACTGCAGCTCACGCCTCCAGCTGGTTCGGCCGGGTCACCCGAATACCGCATCAGCGCGGATTCAACGACGCGAACTACATCGACGACCACGCACTCGCCCAGATCACCGCGGCGCTGCCGTTGATCGGATTGCCCCGCACCGAGCAGATGACCATCACCCAAGGCAACGGCACGACCATTACCGCCAATGGGCTCGACGACCCGCAAGCAATGCGGATGATCCTGCTGCAGATCCTCACCGGGCGCCGGGCCAGCGAGATCCGCACCTGCGATTTCGACTGCCTTTCTTCCGCGCCGAGCACCGCCGCAGCCGGAGACCACGACCCAACGCTGGCCAGGTTCCGCTACGCACAAAGCAAGATCGACGTCGCACCGGACACCATCCTCGTTGATCGCGAGGTCACTGAAGTCATTGCCGAACAACACCGTTGGATACAGGATCAGCATCCCGACGGCAGCAGACGCTTCCTATTCGCGCGGCGAATGGGCAACCGCCGCGGCGACAAACCCTACCCATCAGGCACCTACAACTGGGTGCTACGCACCCTCAGCGACCTCGTGCAAATCACCGACGCCAAGGGCCACCTCATCCAGTTGAGCCATACCCACCGCTTCCGTCACACCCGACTGACCAGGTTGGCCGAACTCGGACTGCCGGTCCATGTCCTGCAGCGCTACGCCGGTCACGCCACCCCCACGATGACGATGCACTACATCGCCGCCCGCGACGAACACGCCGAGCAGGCCTTCCTGGCCACCGCCAAGCTCCGATCCGACGGCACCCGCATCCAACTCTCCAGCGACGACCACGACAGCCTGCATCTGTTCCGCCGCGCAGACCGGTTCCTGCCCAACGGGTGGTGCATGCTGCCCCCGCTGCAGTCCTGCGACAAAGGCAACGCCTGTCTAACCTGCTCGGTGTTCGTCACCGACCACACCCACCGAGACGTGCTGCAACGTCAGCTCCGCGAAACAAGCGACCTGATCGACCGGGCCACAACAGAATTCGAGCACAGACATGGCCGTCCCATGCCCGAGGACAACGTATGGCTCATCCGGCGTCGCGCCGAACATCACGCCCTGACCAAGCTTCTCGACGTCCTCAACCATGCACCGGATTCCGCAACCCACGGCGCGACAACCGAGTGTCATCGACCCAGCGCTGGACCCGTCCCCGTGCCTCTCGATCTCACCCGTCACCGCAGGAGCACCCCATGA
- a CDS encoding tyrosine-type recombinase/integrase → MRRTETAKLDLVDFGRNAAAPQFGGFGTLNVRYGKAKRGQPPRRRNVLSVMDWAVDAVADYVENVRPKFGCPDHPALWVTERGGRIKPAEINARFVAYRDALKLSKDLVPHSIRHSFVTHLTEDGVDRRFIQSQVGHECDSSTAIYTHVSSDFMNTMLQKALAPALASIPPADKD, encoded by the coding sequence TTGCGTCGGACCGAGACCGCCAAGCTCGACCTGGTGGACTTCGGCCGCAATGCGGCTGCGCCGCAGTTCGGCGGGTTCGGCACGCTCAACGTGCGCTACGGCAAGGCGAAACGGGGGCAGCCGCCGCGGCGGCGGAATGTGTTGTCGGTGATGGATTGGGCAGTAGATGCCGTTGCTGACTATGTCGAGAACGTGCGGCCGAAGTTCGGGTGCCCCGATCATCCAGCGCTGTGGGTGACTGAGCGGGGCGGGCGGATCAAGCCTGCGGAGATCAACGCTCGGTTCGTCGCCTATCGGGATGCGTTGAAGTTGTCGAAAGACCTTGTGCCCCACTCAATCCGTCACTCGTTCGTCACTCACCTCACCGAGGACGGTGTTGACCGGCGGTTCATCCAATCCCAGGTTGGGCACGAGTGCGACAGTTCCACGGCCATCTACACCCATGTCAGCTCAGACTTCATGAACACCATGCTGCAGAAGGCGCTCGCGCCCGCGCTTGCTTCGATCCCTCCGGCAGACAAGGACTGA
- a CDS encoding phage integrase N-terminal SAM-like domain-containing protein, whose protein sequence is MIRSLLGGVGGRVAAGRSWRGQAHLELVSGVVSLRPQDAMVEAMFRGWRAQQAARGLREETITSRENLVRRFMEFVNDYPWQWTPAHIDEWSLWLTSEKHLAPSTIRGYQCGLRLFSEFLIDGRYGWAVACEEAFGTHPVAICHEWNTIAHLNDYEGRPEARPFTREELQRFLDYADDQVERAVRAKRKGALAAYRDATIFKVIYGWGLFSRVQSPCGSAVL, encoded by the coding sequence ATGATTCGTTCACTGTTGGGTGGCGTGGGGGGTCGGGTTGCGGCGGGTCGATCGTGGCGGGGGCAGGCTCATCTGGAGCTGGTGTCCGGTGTGGTTTCGTTGCGTCCGCAGGATGCGATGGTGGAGGCGATGTTTCGTGGCTGGCGTGCTCAGCAGGCTGCTCGCGGGCTTCGTGAGGAGACGATCACGTCGCGGGAGAACCTGGTCCGTCGGTTCATGGAGTTCGTCAACGACTACCCGTGGCAGTGGACCCCGGCGCATATCGATGAGTGGTCGCTCTGGCTGACCAGCGAGAAGCATCTTGCGCCGTCGACGATCCGCGGCTACCAGTGCGGGTTGCGGCTGTTCAGCGAGTTCCTGATCGACGGACGCTACGGGTGGGCGGTGGCATGTGAGGAAGCGTTCGGCACCCATCCGGTGGCGATCTGCCACGAGTGGAACACGATCGCTCATTTGAACGATTACGAGGGTCGGCCGGAGGCTAGGCCGTTCACGCGGGAGGAGTTGCAGCGGTTCCTGGATTACGCCGACGATCAGGTCGAGCGCGCGGTGCGGGCGAAACGTAAAGGGGCTCTTGCCGCTTACCGTGATGCCACGATCTTCAAGGTGATCTACGGCTGGGGGCTGTTCTCCAGGGTTCAGTCCCCGTGCGGCAGCGCGGTTCTCTGA
- a CDS encoding helix-turn-helix domain-containing protein, whose product MPAKLDYHWHLRKVMADRGMFATTDLIEPLDKRGITLSSSQVYRLVVERPERLSLKVLMALLDILDCTIDDLIEPAVSAQASARAKKAVGAEAGIGELRPKRARVRGAKGP is encoded by the coding sequence ATGCCCGCCAAGCTCGACTACCACTGGCATCTGCGGAAGGTCATGGCCGACCGTGGCATGTTCGCGACCACCGATCTGATCGAGCCGCTGGACAAGCGCGGCATCACCTTGTCGTCCAGCCAGGTCTACCGGCTGGTCGTCGAGCGACCCGAACGGCTGAGCCTGAAGGTCCTGATGGCGCTGCTGGACATCCTCGACTGCACGATCGACGATTTGATCGAGCCCGCCGTCTCGGCGCAGGCGAGCGCTCGCGCGAAGAAGGCGGTCGGCGCTGAAGCCGGCATCGGCGAGCTGCGGCCCAAGCGGGCGCGCGTCCGCGGCGCCAAGGGGCCGTGA
- a CDS encoding tyrosine-type recombinase/integrase → MRAFPVSLPSGQRYWTVLDEDLHVVGVADEYLRHLRFGRDAAESTTKAYAHSIALFLRWCARSGRSWQGGVEGFALFIRWLAHAGGPVEDTASGVVAGPGAATLRCPSRINGVLTAVRGMVVHAVATGTGAAGLVSMLYEVADDRDLPAEARGEDGRMAWRMRARHRLREPETTIDRASDEQIVAILRACRSARDRLIVLLMARGGLRRGELCGLRRSDVHLLVDSRRLGCEVARAHLHVVRREDNSNEAWAKSRRQRVVPLDFLVVQVFDVYEFERMRVADAANNDFVFVNLFRGKIGKPMRPDAIGELMAAASRRAGLDVVVRPHQLRHAYGSNVVDAGAGVDVVADLLGHAAVSSSQVYLHPDSSRLRAAVDAVPSPRELGAVTR, encoded by the coding sequence ATGCGAGCATTCCCGGTGAGTTTGCCGTCGGGGCAACGGTATTGGACGGTGCTGGACGAGGACCTGCACGTGGTGGGTGTTGCCGACGAGTATCTGCGGCATCTGCGGTTCGGCCGCGACGCGGCCGAGTCCACGACCAAGGCGTACGCGCATTCGATCGCGTTGTTTCTGCGCTGGTGCGCTCGATCGGGGCGCTCCTGGCAAGGCGGTGTCGAGGGTTTCGCACTGTTCATAAGGTGGTTGGCGCACGCCGGGGGACCGGTTGAGGACACCGCGAGCGGAGTGGTGGCCGGTCCCGGCGCTGCTACGCTGCGGTGCCCATCGCGGATCAACGGTGTGCTGACGGCGGTGCGGGGCATGGTGGTACACGCGGTCGCGACCGGCACCGGGGCGGCGGGACTGGTGTCGATGCTCTACGAGGTCGCCGACGACCGGGACCTGCCGGCCGAGGCCCGCGGCGAGGACGGTCGGATGGCGTGGCGGATGCGGGCCCGGCATCGGCTGCGGGAACCGGAAACGACGATCGATCGGGCCAGCGATGAGCAGATCGTCGCGATACTGCGGGCCTGCCGTTCGGCGCGGGACCGGCTGATCGTGCTGTTGATGGCGCGGGGCGGGTTGCGCCGCGGGGAGCTGTGCGGACTGCGGCGCAGCGATGTGCACCTGCTGGTGGATTCGCGCCGCCTGGGCTGCGAGGTGGCGCGGGCGCATCTGCATGTGGTGCGCCGCGAGGACAACTCGAACGAGGCGTGGGCCAAATCGCGCCGGCAGCGGGTGGTGCCGCTGGATTTCCTTGTGGTGCAAGTGTTCGACGTCTACGAGTTCGAGCGCATGCGCGTCGCCGATGCCGCCAATAACGATTTCGTGTTCGTCAACCTGTTCCGCGGCAAAATCGGTAAACCGATGCGCCCGGACGCGATCGGGGAGTTGATGGCCGCGGCGTCGCGGCGCGCCGGACTCGACGTCGTGGTGCGGCCCCACCAGCTGCGACACGCGTACGGCAGCAACGTTGTTGATGCCGGAGCCGGGGTCGACGTGGTCGCCGATTTGCTTGGTCACGCGGCGGTGTCCTCGTCGCAGGTTTATCTGCATCCCGACTCCTCCCGGCTGCGGGCGGCCGTCGACGCCGTGCCCAGTCCTCGTGAACTCGGTGCGGTGACCCGGTGA
- a CDS encoding protein-tyrosine-phosphatase produces the protein MLAVENCPTPFGPHWVQHRNEEIALHVLFVCTGNICRSPTAERLAVAQAVRSKVSGFSASSAGTRAVIAHPIQREAALVLEDLGGDASDFAARQLTSRIAAAADLVLTMTRAHRDTVLELAPHQLRKTFTLTEAARLASDCNARSVAELALLRPRLAGQGIPDIADPIGQSAQVFMTIGSQIADLLPPILDLCRPH, from the coding sequence ATGCTGGCGGTAGAGAATTGTCCCACGCCGTTTGGGCCTCATTGGGTTCAGCATCGGAACGAGGAGATTGCTCTGCACGTACTTTTCGTATGCACGGGGAACATCTGTCGGTCCCCTACGGCGGAACGACTTGCTGTCGCGCAGGCAGTTCGGTCCAAGGTTTCAGGCTTCAGCGCGTCCAGCGCTGGAACCCGCGCCGTGATCGCTCATCCGATCCAACGTGAAGCGGCACTCGTCCTCGAGGACCTGGGTGGTGACGCATCCGACTTCGCCGCCCGACAGCTCACGTCCAGAATCGCGGCAGCGGCCGATCTCGTTCTCACGATGACGAGAGCCCATCGCGACACTGTCCTGGAACTTGCTCCTCACCAACTGCGAAAAACCTTCACACTTACGGAAGCCGCTCGGCTCGCGTCGGACTGCAACGCACGGAGCGTAGCGGAGCTCGCATTGCTCCGTCCCCGGTTGGCCGGGCAAGGGATACCGGACATTGCCGACCCGATCGGTCAGAGCGCGCAGGTCTTTATGACGATCGGCTCACAGATCGCCGACCTCCTGCCGCCGATCTTGGACTTATGTCGACCCCATTGA
- a CDS encoding DUF6262 family protein has translation MTDSRERRITALTEAAKVKSQNKTRDAEQAIRRLVKRGEPITFQAVQREAGVSHAFLYNHPELRKRIEHLRGIRRKATADKPADTDTTLVITLTRQIAELKKQHQRQLQALRDALQRAHGENLDLRRELARRGIHPSANVASIATTS, from the coding sequence ATGACCGACTCCCGAGAACGCCGAATCACCGCCCTCACCGAAGCAGCGAAAGTCAAGTCCCAAAACAAAACCCGAGACGCCGAACAAGCCATCCGCCGACTGGTCAAACGCGGCGAACCGATCACGTTCCAGGCCGTGCAACGCGAAGCAGGCGTCTCCCACGCCTTCCTCTACAACCATCCCGAACTACGCAAGCGGATCGAGCATCTGCGCGGCATCCGTCGCAAAGCCACCGCCGATAAGCCTGCTGACACCGACACCACCCTCGTCATTACGCTGACTCGACAGATCGCCGAGCTCAAAAAACAGCACCAACGGCAACTGCAGGCACTCCGCGATGCCCTCCAGCGAGCACACGGCGAGAACCTCGACCTTCGGCGCGAACTGGCCCGCCGCGGCATCCACCCCTCGGCCAACGTCGCATCAATCGCAACAACGTCCTGA